CAATCCGTTCACTTTTCCGCCTTCAGATCTTCGAAACGCTGGGAAACCGTTTCGAACTGAATCGCCGACAAAAAAATGTGATTGCTGTCCATGATGATAATGGCCCGGGTACGGCGCCCCTGGGTGGCATCCACCAGTTGGCGCTCCTGGCGGGCCTCATCCTTGAGCCGCTTCATGGGGGACGAACTGGGCGAAACAATGGCCACCACCCGCTCGGCCACTACCGTGTTGCCGAATCCGATATTCAACAGTTTTTTTTCCATTTTTCAGCCTTGGCCATTCCTGATTGGGCACTACTCCACATTCTGGACCTGCTCCCTCA
This window of the uncultured Desulfosarcina sp. genome carries:
- a CDS encoding DUF370 domain-containing protein — encoded protein: MEKKLLNIGFGNTVVAERVVAIVSPSSSPMKRLKDEARQERQLVDATQGRRTRAIIIMDSNHIFLSAIQFETVSQRFEDLKAEK